GGAAATCCTTTGTCATATTCTATATCAGTCTGCCGGTTTGTAGCCGGCTCCACGAATTATAAAAATTGAATTAATACTACAGCGGATTTTTTGGCTGATGCGCCCCCTTATCCGTCATTCAGGCATGGTTTAAGCTTGTCCCCGACGTTTTTAATCGGGGAGCGGAATCCAGGGATTTTGATTTCTCATTTTCCTGAAAAACCTGGATTCCCGATAAAGACATTCGGGAATGACGGAAAAAGTGTCGCTGTAGTGTTAAGAAGGCTATAGGCAAAGGGATAAAGGTTAGCTTTTTTCCTGCTCCTTGTTTGCCTCTCGCCTCTTGCCTCGTGCCCCTTGCCCGTATTTTTCATTTTTCGCTTCAAACTCCTTCAAAGCCAGCACCACCCCATCGATGATAGCCTCCGGTTTGGGAGGGCATCCCGGCACATAAACATGAACCGGTATGACCTGATCCACGCCGCCCACCACGTTATAGGCCTCCCGGAAGATACCCCCCGATAAACCGCAGGCGCCGATGGCGACTACGATTTTGGGCTCGGGCATCTGTTGGTGGAGATTGACCAGGACTTTTTTGTTGCGGTGGTTAACCGTCCCGGTGACCAGCAGGAGGTCGGCATGCTTGGGGTTGCCCACATGGATAATGCCGAATCGTTCGACATCATAAACCGGGGTCAAACAGGCCAGGACTTCGATATCACAACCATTGCAACTCCCGCAGTCAAAATGGAGCAGCCAGGGCGATTTCATCCGTGAAATTTCAGTTATATTTTTAAAAATACCCATAAGGTACCTACCGACGAAGAAACAACCAGATCAGGTTGATTAAAGACAGGGTCAGACC
This Deltaproteobacteria bacterium DNA region includes the following protein-coding sequences:
- a CDS encoding NADH-quinone oxidoreductase subunit B family protein — encoded protein: MGIFKNITEISRMKSPWLLHFDCGSCNGCDIEVLACLTPVYDVERFGIIHVGNPKHADLLLVTGTVNHRNKKVLVNLHQQMPEPKIVVAIGACGLSGGIFREAYNVVGGVDQVIPVHVYVPGCPPKPEAIIDGVVLALKEFEAKNEKYGQGARGKRREANKEQEKS